In the Enterococcus saigonensis genome, one interval contains:
- the galT gene encoding UDP-glucose--hexose-1-phosphate uridylyltransferase, translating to MSISQTVVDFVTLAIQAGGYMELDRLYLQNRIIALIGEDSLTEVNPQNTKNSLELLDDLVEKAKKNGVIDDSLAQKEILEAQLMDFLTPPPSVVNAFFAQHYAKKPEDATDYFFKLCQENDYIKTRAIAKNVVFPATTEYGDLEITINLSKPEKDPKEIAALRNVATVHYPKCMICMENEGYKGRMNYPARSNHRIIRMNLNGESWGFQYSPYAYYNEHCIVLSEEHRPMKISRATFERLLTIIEVLPHYFVGSNADLPIVGGSILSHDHYQGGKHTFAMAKAPIEKEIQLSVFKTIKAGIVKWPMSVIRLQGKDKTEMINACEYILQAWKQYSDESVCIQAYSEDGTPHHTVTPIARRNGDLYEVDLVLRDNNISEEFPDGIFHPHPDVQHIKKENIGLIEVMGLAVLPPRLLSELAEVEKYVLQIPNNMAEYHKTWADEMMQRHEFTKANARDIIRSEVGQIFARVLEDAGVFKRDEAGQQAFLRFTDTL from the coding sequence ATGAGTATCAGCCAGACAGTGGTAGATTTTGTAACGTTAGCAATTCAAGCTGGCGGTTATATGGAATTAGATCGCTTATATTTACAAAATCGAATTATTGCATTAATAGGTGAGGATAGTCTTACTGAAGTTAATCCGCAAAACACAAAAAATTCTTTGGAGTTATTAGACGATTTGGTTGAAAAAGCAAAGAAAAACGGTGTAATTGATGACAGTCTAGCTCAAAAAGAAATTTTGGAAGCGCAACTAATGGACTTTTTGACGCCACCTCCTTCAGTGGTTAATGCTTTTTTCGCCCAACACTATGCAAAAAAACCAGAAGATGCCACGGATTATTTCTTTAAATTATGCCAAGAAAATGATTATATTAAAACTCGTGCAATAGCTAAAAATGTTGTTTTTCCTGCAACAACAGAATATGGTGATCTTGAAATCACAATTAATCTTTCCAAGCCTGAAAAAGATCCTAAAGAAATAGCAGCCTTGCGTAATGTAGCGACTGTTCATTATCCAAAATGTATGATTTGTATGGAAAATGAAGGCTATAAAGGTCGTATGAATTATCCAGCTCGTAGCAATCATCGTATCATCCGGATGAATTTGAATGGAGAAAGTTGGGGGTTTCAGTATTCTCCTTATGCTTATTATAATGAACATTGTATTGTTTTATCAGAAGAACATCGTCCTATGAAAATTAGTCGAGCTACTTTTGAGCGTTTATTGACTATTATTGAAGTTTTGCCGCATTATTTTGTCGGCTCGAATGCGGATTTACCTATTGTTGGTGGCTCAATCTTATCACACGATCATTACCAAGGCGGGAAACACACCTTTGCGATGGCGAAGGCTCCTATTGAAAAAGAAATCCAATTAAGTGTTTTTAAAACTATTAAGGCAGGAATTGTCAAATGGCCGATGTCTGTTATTCGTTTACAGGGAAAAGATAAAACGGAAATGATAAATGCTTGCGAATATATTTTACAGGCTTGGAAACAGTATTCAGATGAAAGTGTTTGTATTCAGGCTTATAGTGAAGATGGTACACCACATCATACAGTAACACCGATTGCCAGAAGAAATGGTGATTTATATGAAGTTGATTTGGTGTTGCGAGATAACAATATCTCAGAGGAATTTCCTGATGGAATTTTCCATCCACATCCTGATGTGCAACATATAAAAAAAGAAAATATTGGTTTGATTGAAGTGATGGGATTAGCTGTACTACCTCCAAGATTATTATCTGAGTTAGCTGAAGTTGAAAAGTATGTGTTACAAATACCTAATAACATGGCTGAATATCATAAGACATGGGCAGATGAAATGATGCAACGCCATGAGTTTACAAAAGCTAACGCCAGGGATATCATTCGAAGCGAAGTAGGGCAAATTTTCGCCCGTGTATTAGAAGATGCCGGCGTCTTTAAGCGCGATGAAGCAGGTCAACAAGCCTTCCTCCGTTTTACCGATACGCTTTAA
- a CDS encoding LacI family DNA-binding transcriptional regulator: MATIKDIAQKANVSPATVSRVLNYDSGLSVGPETKRKIFEAAEALNYTKYKNKQKKAEQSLRLVQWYNDEEELADLYYLAIRLGIERKAEELNIQLIKESLSELSEAKTDGIIALGKFDAKHIKMLKKMNQPLLFVDYDAMSAGFDSLVIDFHQAVDLVIDHFIKEGHEKIAILAGVEFTKDYHNEIIDPRLSLFTERLRQLKLLNSQYEITGDFTVEGGYHAMKAFLQSEKKRPSALFAASDAMAVGALKAIHEAGLKVPADISVIGFNDVSVAKYVTPALSTIQVPTEWMGELAVETILQIEKDDAPVPRKITIGTKLILRESTLLTE; this comes from the coding sequence ATGGCGACGATTAAAGATATAGCCCAAAAAGCAAACGTCTCACCTGCGACTGTTTCACGGGTTTTAAATTATGATTCGGGCCTTTCAGTGGGACCAGAAACCAAGCGAAAAATTTTTGAAGCAGCGGAAGCTCTTAATTACACAAAGTATAAAAACAAGCAAAAAAAAGCTGAACAAAGCTTACGCTTGGTTCAGTGGTACAATGATGAAGAAGAGTTGGCAGATTTATATTATTTAGCAATACGTTTGGGGATTGAAAGAAAAGCTGAAGAACTCAATATTCAGCTTATAAAAGAATCTTTATCCGAACTTTCAGAAGCAAAAACAGATGGTATTATTGCTTTGGGAAAATTTGATGCTAAGCACATTAAAATGCTGAAAAAAATGAATCAACCTCTTTTATTTGTTGATTATGATGCGATGTCCGCGGGATTTGATTCATTAGTTATTGACTTTCATCAGGCTGTAGACTTAGTCATTGATCATTTTATTAAAGAAGGACATGAAAAAATTGCTATTTTGGCGGGAGTAGAATTTACAAAAGACTATCATAACGAAATAATTGATCCGCGTCTAAGTTTGTTTACAGAACGCTTGCGACAATTGAAACTTTTGAATTCACAGTATGAAATCACAGGTGATTTTACTGTTGAAGGTGGTTATCACGCGATGAAAGCTTTTTTACAATCTGAAAAAAAGCGTCCGAGTGCATTGTTTGCTGCAAGTGATGCGATGGCTGTTGGTGCACTAAAAGCCATTCATGAAGCGGGGTTGAAAGTACCGGCAGATATCTCGGTGATTGGCTTTAATGACGTTAGTGTCGCAAAATATGTAACACCGGCTTTATCTACTATTCAGGTGCCAACTGAGTGGATGGGTGAATTGGCGGTAGAAACAATTCTACAAATTGAAAAAGACGACGCACCGGTGCCACGTAAGATTACAATAGGAACGAAATTAATTCTAAGGGAATCAACGTTATTAACAGAATAA
- the tsaB gene encoding tRNA (adenosine(37)-N6)-threonylcarbamoyltransferase complex dimerization subunit type 1 TsaB, which produces MKILAFDTSNKTLTVSVMAENIVLGEITTNVNKNHSVTLMPAIADLMAKVALTPQDIERIVVAQGPGSYTGLRIGVTTAKTLADTLHCELVGVSSLALIAANCRNYHGVIVPLFDARRNNVYTGLYKWEQNELQNIKADRHISLEDLLVSLKHERDILFVGEDVMKFSNQIKEVLPKATLNEVPHWQLPSGAVLAELGAKKTPVSDIAAFLPLYLKRVEAEENWIATQKDWTGDENYVEKI; this is translated from the coding sequence GTGAAAATTTTAGCTTTTGATACATCCAATAAAACATTAACAGTTAGTGTGATGGCTGAAAATATTGTATTAGGAGAAATTACGACAAATGTTAACAAAAATCATAGTGTGACTTTAATGCCGGCTATTGCTGACTTAATGGCTAAAGTTGCCTTAACACCCCAAGACATTGAACGGATTGTAGTAGCCCAGGGGCCGGGTTCTTATACAGGCTTAAGAATTGGCGTTACAACTGCAAAAACACTCGCAGACACGCTCCATTGTGAATTAGTGGGTGTCTCCAGTTTGGCTTTAATTGCAGCTAATTGTCGTAACTATCATGGTGTCATTGTTCCTTTATTTGACGCAAGGCGGAACAATGTATACACAGGCCTTTATAAATGGGAACAAAATGAATTACAAAATATTAAAGCAGATAGACATATTAGTTTAGAGGATTTACTTGTCTCGTTGAAACATGAAAGAGATATTTTATTTGTTGGTGAAGATGTTATGAAATTTTCTAATCAGATAAAAGAAGTCTTACCAAAGGCCACACTAAACGAGGTGCCTCATTGGCAATTGCCAAGCGGTGCTGTATTAGCAGAGTTGGGAGCAAAAAAAACGCCTGTGAGTGATATTGCCGCCTTTTTACCTTTATATTTGAAGCGCGTTGAAGCAGAAGAGAATTGGATAGCCACCCAGAAAGATTGGACAGGTGACGAAAATTATGTTGAAAAAATTTAA
- the rimI gene encoding ribosomal protein S18-alanine N-acetyltransferase, with product MLKKFKAFFPKPPFKSGNYTKRPYIDNPNWFVREVANDDIKALLAVERNVYHGELPWTKSAFLTELISPLPHLYLCVENETILAFAGCRIIGNDAHITNIAVDPNFQGNGIGTFLMQELEHFAKKNNCLTMSLEVRLSNRDAQRLYRKLGYVSRAIKAAYYDQTNEDALDMVKYID from the coding sequence ATGTTGAAAAAATTTAAAGCTTTTTTTCCTAAACCACCTTTTAAAAGTGGAAATTACACCAAACGTCCTTATATAGATAATCCTAACTGGTTTGTTCGAGAAGTAGCAAATGATGATATTAAAGCTCTTTTAGCAGTAGAACGAAATGTTTACCATGGAGAATTGCCTTGGACTAAATCAGCTTTTTTAACTGAATTAATATCGCCGTTACCTCATTTGTATTTGTGTGTAGAAAATGAAACTATCTTAGCTTTTGCTGGTTGTCGTATCATTGGTAATGATGCTCATATCACTAACATTGCTGTCGATCCGAATTTTCAAGGAAATGGGATAGGTACATTTCTAATGCAAGAATTGGAGCATTTTGCTAAAAAAAATAATTGCCTCACAATGTCTTTAGAAGTGCGTTTAAGTAACCGAGATGCACAGCGATTATACCGTAAATTGGGTTATGTTTCTCGGGCAATTAAAGCGGCTTATTATGATCAAACCAATGAGGATGCTTTGGATATGGTGAAATATATTGACTGA
- the rimI gene encoding ribosomal protein S18-alanine N-acetyltransferase, giving the protein MTDFKIKEKKDYNLTELANSLYNIAEAAYQTGSPWKKEQYLADLKNALTNYFILEEDGHLVAFLAYQKILDEVEISNLAVHPDVQNKGYGAFLMKLVDKISGANQIFLEVRVRNFSAQNLYLAHGYEVISRRGDYYQNPPEDALIMLKKVGPIQKNEF; this is encoded by the coding sequence TTGACTGATTTTAAGATTAAAGAAAAAAAGGATTACAACTTGACGGAATTGGCAAATTCATTGTATAACATTGCAGAGGCTGCCTATCAGACAGGAAGTCCTTGGAAAAAAGAACAGTATTTAGCTGATTTAAAAAATGCTCTAACAAACTATTTTATTTTAGAAGAAGATGGACACCTGGTGGCTTTTTTAGCATATCAAAAAATCTTGGATGAAGTTGAAATTAGCAATCTTGCAGTCCACCCTGACGTTCAAAATAAAGGTTATGGTGCTTTTTTAATGAAATTGGTAGATAAAATTTCTGGAGCTAACCAGATTTTTTTGGAGGTACGAGTAAGAAATTTTTCTGCTCAAAATTTATACTTAGCTCATGGTTATGAAGTCATCAGTCGAAGAGGAGATTATTATCAAAATCCACCGGAAGATGCTTTGATTATGTTAAAGAAAGTGGGGCCAATTCAAAAGAATGAATTCTGA
- the tsaD gene encoding tRNA (adenosine(37)-N6)-threonylcarbamoyltransferase complex transferase subunit TsaD, with amino-acid sequence MNSELILAVESSCDETSVAVIKDGHEILSNIVASQIKSHQRFGGVVPEVASRHHVEQITLCLEDALEKAQVKPTDLTAVAVTYGPGLVGSLLIGIAAAKAFAWAHQLPLIPVNHMAGHIYAARLVKPLEFPLLALLVSGGHTELVYMAEDGHYEIIGETRDDAAGEAYDKVGRILGLSYPSGKELDQLAHLGKDTFHFPRAMIHENNYDFSFSGLKSAFINLVHNANQKGEKLSKENLAASFQASVVDVLSAKTIRACQNWPVKQLVVAGGVAANQGLRERLAKELPKEVPGVELIVPPLRLCGDNAAMIGAAAHVELAKRHTASFDLNAKPGLALG; translated from the coding sequence ATGAATTCTGAATTAATTTTAGCCGTTGAAAGTAGCTGTGATGAGACTAGTGTTGCAGTTATTAAAGATGGTCATGAAATATTAAGTAATATTGTTGCTTCTCAAATTAAAAGTCATCAGCGCTTTGGGGGTGTGGTACCAGAAGTTGCTAGTCGCCATCATGTTGAACAAATCACGCTTTGTTTAGAAGATGCTTTAGAAAAGGCCCAGGTTAAACCAACGGATTTAACCGCTGTGGCCGTCACATACGGCCCAGGATTAGTTGGTTCTCTTTTAATTGGAATTGCTGCTGCTAAAGCATTTGCCTGGGCACATCAATTACCGTTAATTCCTGTTAACCATATGGCTGGGCATATTTATGCTGCTCGTTTAGTAAAACCATTAGAATTTCCGCTACTGGCATTATTAGTAAGTGGCGGCCACACGGAATTGGTTTACATGGCAGAAGATGGTCACTACGAAATCATTGGAGAAACACGTGATGATGCCGCTGGTGAAGCATATGACAAAGTTGGGCGTATTCTAGGTTTGAGCTATCCTAGTGGCAAAGAGCTCGATCAACTTGCTCATCTTGGCAAAGATACTTTTCATTTTCCAAGAGCAATGATTCATGAAAATAATTATGATTTTAGTTTTAGTGGATTGAAAAGCGCTTTTATTAATTTAGTACACAATGCCAATCAAAAAGGGGAAAAATTGAGTAAAGAAAATCTAGCGGCGAGTTTTCAAGCTAGTGTAGTGGATGTTTTGAGCGCCAAGACAATTCGAGCTTGCCAAAATTGGCCAGTCAAACAATTGGTTGTGGCAGGAGGAGTTGCAGCTAACCAGGGATTGCGCGAACGATTGGCAAAAGAGTTACCAAAAGAAGTTCCAGGAGTTGAATTAATTGTACCACCGTTGCGCTTGTGTGGTGATAACGCAGCGATGATTGGGGCTGCTGCGCACGTGGAGTTGGCCAAAAGACATACTGCCAGCTTTGATTTAAATGCAAAGCCTGGTTTAGCATTAGGTTAA
- a CDS encoding Crp/Fnr family transcriptional regulator: MYADKVDYQFSRLRYQADFEHLTDDEFQLLKANVLLRSYKKGQVLFDEGDARDRLYYVVDGLVRIERYDESATYYYYDYVTNYSVFPLGGVFEAEVYTHSAQAMTDIETFYFPTQIYEQICQKNTNQLLYLIKKQNKIIESHQLRLQTGLTSNAHDRVTQNLYILKRELGQQESKTKVTIPFPITLKELAVNSGTTRETAGQVIKKLKEKGFIDYDKKIFTFYEDAIK, encoded by the coding sequence ATGTATGCCGATAAGGTAGACTATCAATTTTCCCGTTTAAGATACCAAGCAGATTTTGAACACCTTACTGATGACGAATTCCAACTTTTAAAAGCTAATGTTTTATTACGTTCCTATAAGAAAGGGCAAGTACTCTTTGACGAAGGAGATGCCCGAGATAGACTGTATTATGTCGTTGATGGGCTCGTTCGCATCGAACGTTACGACGAAAGTGCAACTTACTACTACTACGATTATGTAACTAATTACAGTGTATTCCCTTTAGGCGGAGTTTTTGAAGCAGAAGTTTATACACATAGCGCTCAAGCAATGACGGATATCGAAACTTTTTATTTTCCTACCCAAATTTATGAGCAAATATGCCAAAAAAATACGAATCAATTGCTTTATCTTATCAAAAAGCAAAATAAAATTATTGAAAGTCATCAATTACGCCTACAAACCGGTTTAACTTCAAACGCTCATGATCGTGTGACGCAAAATCTCTACATATTAAAACGAGAGTTAGGCCAGCAGGAGTCTAAGACAAAAGTCACAATCCCATTTCCCATTACTTTAAAAGAGTTAGCCGTTAATAGTGGAACTACTCGTGAGACAGCTGGGCAAGTTATTAAAAAGTTAAAAGAAAAAGGATTTATTGACTATGATAAAAAAATCTTTACTTTTTACGAAGATGCCATTAAATAG
- the arcA gene encoding arginine deiminase, with the protein MDKPIHVFSEIGKLNTVLLKRPGVEVENLTPDIMDRLLFDDIPYLPNAQAEHDEFAKVLQDNGAETLYLEKLSTEAIDAGNVKEEFLNRILDESHIDSAAVRQELFEYLLSMETQDMVDKIMAGVRTKEINVKSRSLLDLSADDEYPFYMDPMPNLYFTRDPSASIGNGMTVNKMTFEARRRESLFTEYILKHHPRFAGKVDVWLDREAEGHIEGGDELVLSHEVLAVGISQRTNAKTLEKLARNMFAKNAGFEKVLAIKIPNNRAMMHLDTVFTMVDYDKFTIHPAIQDADGKIDCFILEPNGDDITITQTNDLHGTLKDLLHLDDLVLIPTGDGDAIVAPREQWNDGSNTLAIAPGVVVTYNRNYVSNEILRSYGIKVLEIHSGELSRGRGGPRCMSQPLVREDLKK; encoded by the coding sequence ATGGACAAACCAATTCACGTGTTTTCCGAAATAGGAAAACTAAACACTGTTCTATTGAAAAGACCTGGCGTAGAAGTTGAAAACTTAACTCCAGACATTATGGATCGTTTATTATTTGATGATATTCCATATTTGCCAAATGCTCAAGCAGAGCATGACGAGTTCGCCAAAGTTTTACAAGACAATGGTGCAGAAACTCTGTATTTAGAAAAACTATCAACAGAAGCTATTGATGCTGGTAATGTAAAAGAAGAATTCTTAAACCGCATCTTAGATGAATCTCATATTGATTCAGCTGCTGTTCGCCAAGAATTATTTGAGTATCTTCTTAGTATGGAAACACAAGACATGGTTGATAAAATTATGGCAGGTGTACGTACAAAAGAAATTAATGTTAAATCTCGTTCACTGTTAGATTTATCAGCGGATGATGAATACCCATTTTATATGGATCCAATGCCTAACTTATACTTCACTCGCGATCCTTCCGCATCAATTGGTAACGGGATGACAGTTAACAAAATGACTTTTGAAGCACGTCGTCGTGAATCATTGTTTACGGAATACATTTTAAAACATCACCCACGTTTTGCAGGAAAAGTTGATGTTTGGTTAGACCGTGAAGCTGAAGGGCATATTGAAGGTGGAGATGAATTAGTTCTTAGCCACGAAGTATTGGCTGTAGGTATTTCACAACGGACTAATGCTAAAACTTTAGAAAAATTAGCACGCAATATGTTTGCTAAAAATGCTGGCTTTGAAAAAGTTTTGGCAATTAAAATTCCAAATAATCGTGCAATGATGCATTTGGATACTGTATTTACAATGGTTGATTATGACAAATTCACCATTCATCCAGCTATCCAAGATGCCGATGGTAAAATTGATTGCTTTATCTTAGAACCAAATGGGGATGACATTACCATTACTCAAACCAATGATTTGCATGGTACATTGAAAGATTTACTACATTTAGATGATTTAGTATTAATTCCAACAGGAGATGGCGATGCTATTGTGGCGCCTCGGGAACAATGGAATGATGGTTCCAATACGTTGGCAATTGCCCCAGGTGTAGTGGTAACATATAATCGTAACTATGTATCAAATGAAATTCTACGTAGTTATGGTATCAAAGTACTAGAAATTCATTCAGGAGAATTATCACGCGGTCGTGGTGGTCCTCGTTGCATGAGTCAACCATTAGTACGTGAAGATTTAAAAAAATAA
- the argF gene encoding ornithine carbamoyltransferase yields the protein MKESVFQGRSLLAEKDFTKEELQYLIDFSEHLKDLKKRGIPHHYLEGKNIALLFEKTSTRTRAAFTTAAIDLGAHPEYLGANDIQLGKKESTEDTAKVLGRMFDGIEFRGFSQKMVEELAEFSGVPVWNGLTDEWHPTQMIADFLTIQENFGTVEGITLAYCGDGRNNMANSLLVTGAILGTNVRIVAPKELQPEEEIQKMAQEFAEKSGAKLMVTDDVDKGVDGADVLYSDVWVSMGEEDKFEERIKLLRPYQINMEMIEKTHNTDRLIFLHCLPAFHDTNTVYGEQMKERFGITEMEVTDEVFRSKYARQFDQAENRMHSIKAIMAATLGNLFIPRA from the coding sequence ATGAAAGAATCAGTATTCCAAGGAAGAAGCTTGTTAGCAGAGAAAGATTTTACTAAAGAAGAATTACAATATTTAATCGATTTTTCTGAACATTTGAAAGATCTTAAAAAACGTGGCATCCCACATCACTATTTAGAAGGCAAGAATATTGCATTATTATTTGAAAAAACTTCTACTCGTACTCGAGCTGCATTTACAACTGCTGCTATTGATTTAGGTGCTCATCCTGAATATCTTGGTGCAAACGATATTCAATTAGGTAAAAAAGAATCTACTGAAGATACTGCTAAAGTATTGGGCCGGATGTTTGACGGAATTGAGTTCCGCGGATTCAGCCAAAAAATGGTTGAAGAGTTGGCTGAGTTTTCAGGCGTTCCGGTTTGGAATGGTTTGACAGACGAATGGCATCCAACACAAATGATTGCTGACTTCCTAACAATTCAAGAAAACTTTGGAACTGTTGAAGGTATCACATTGGCTTATTGTGGTGATGGACGTAACAATATGGCTAATTCTCTATTGGTTACAGGTGCAATCTTAGGTACAAATGTACGTATTGTAGCACCAAAAGAATTACAGCCTGAAGAAGAAATCCAAAAAATGGCACAAGAATTTGCCGAAAAATCTGGTGCTAAATTAATGGTAACAGATGACGTTGATAAAGGTGTCGATGGCGCTGATGTATTGTACTCAGATGTTTGGGTATCTATGGGTGAAGAAGACAAATTTGAAGAACGTATCAAACTATTACGTCCTTACCAAATTAATATGGAAATGATTGAAAAAACACATAATACTGATCGCTTAATCTTCTTGCATTGCTTGCCAGCGTTCCATGATACAAATACTGTATACGGCGAACAAATGAAAGAAAGATTTGGTATTACTGAAATGGAAGTTACTGACGAAGTATTCCGTTCAAAATATGCTCGTCAATTTGATCAAGCAGAAAACCGCATGCACTCAATCAAAGCTATTATGGCTGCGACATTAGGTAATCTGTTCATTCCACGTGCTTAA
- the arcC gene encoding carbamate kinase, translated as MAKRKVVVALGGNAILSDDATAQAQQNALKETAKYLVQFIEQGDELIISHGNGPQVGNLLIQQAAADSEKTPAMPLDTCVAMTEGSIGYWLQNEMGAILKEKGIDKDVVSLVTQVIVAEDDPSFHNPSKPVGPFFTEEEAKQQMQTGNATFKEDAGRGWRKVVASPKPLSIKEARVIESLVDQGVVTISVGGGGIPVVETQKGLEGREAVIDKDFASEKLAEIIKADLLIVLTGVDNVYVNYQKPDQKKLERVTVSEMKQYIKEDQFAPGSMLPKVQACIEFVEARPEGKAIITSLENIENLLANEDGTIVVAD; from the coding sequence ATGGCAAAGCGAAAAGTTGTTGTTGCTTTAGGCGGGAATGCGATCCTATCTGATGATGCTACTGCCCAAGCACAACAAAATGCATTAAAAGAAACTGCAAAATATTTAGTACAATTTATTGAACAAGGTGATGAACTAATCATCTCTCATGGTAACGGTCCACAAGTTGGAAATTTATTGATTCAACAAGCAGCTGCTGATTCTGAAAAAACACCAGCTATGCCTTTAGATACTTGTGTAGCTATGACAGAAGGTTCAATTGGGTACTGGTTGCAAAATGAAATGGGTGCTATCTTAAAAGAAAAAGGCATTGACAAAGATGTTGTTTCTTTAGTGACACAAGTTATTGTGGCAGAAGATGATCCATCTTTTCATAACCCAAGCAAACCTGTGGGCCCATTCTTTACTGAAGAAGAAGCCAAACAACAAATGCAAACTGGTAATGCTACTTTTAAAGAAGATGCAGGACGAGGTTGGCGAAAAGTTGTTGCTTCACCAAAACCACTTTCAATCAAAGAAGCACGCGTCATTGAAAGTTTAGTCGATCAAGGCGTTGTTACAATTTCGGTTGGTGGTGGCGGTATTCCAGTTGTCGAAACACAAAAAGGCTTAGAAGGTCGCGAAGCTGTCATCGACAAAGATTTTGCATCTGAAAAACTAGCTGAAATCATTAAAGCAGATCTTTTAATCGTTTTGACAGGTGTTGATAATGTTTATGTAAATTATCAAAAACCAGACCAAAAGAAACTAGAACGTGTAACAGTTTCAGAAATGAAGCAGTATATTAAAGAAGATCAATTTGCTCCTGGTAGCATGTTGCCTAAAGTACAAGCATGTATTGAATTTGTTGAAGCGCGTCCTGAAGGCAAAGCAATCATTACCTCGTTAGAAAATATTGAAAACTTATTAGCTAATGAAGATGGTACAATAGTGGTTGCGGATTAA